TTCAGCTCACTCAAAAGAGAGCTACTTATTGATCCTTCACAACACTCTGCTCAACAAGCTAGAACTGTCATATTTGAATACATTGAAATTTTTTATAATAAACAACGACGTCATTCTACTATTAACTATTGCATCCCTGAACAATTTGATGCATCATTTTCATGACAAAAACGTCTTAACTTTCTCTCTACTTTTTCTGGGCAAGGTCACTAATTGGTATGGAGTTTTTGCTAAAATGCTTTATGAAAAATAAATAGCTTGACCTATAGATAAATTTGGCTACTTTTATAATATAAACGGGTATAAGTAAAATGTTTGAGTTTGATCCTCTGTTGCTAGCTCGAATTCAGTTTGCCTTCACAATAGGCTTTCACATTATATTTCCCGCTTTCACGATCGGGCTTGCAAGTTTTTTAGCCTTTTTGGAATGGTGTTGGCTTAAGACTGGTGATACACGTTTCCTTGATGTTTATAAATTCTGGATCAAGATTTTTGCCGTTGCTTTTGGCATGGGAGTGGTATCTGGAGTTGTAATGTCATATCAACTTGGTACCAATTGGTCGATTTTTTCTGACCGCATAGCCAATGTTCTCGGCCCTCTATTTTCCTTTGAGGTTTTAACAGCCTTTTTTCTGGAGGCATCTTTTTTGAGTATTATGCTATTTGGATGGAATAGAGTAAGTCCTCGTATGCACTTTGCTTCTACTTGTATTGTTGCAGTAGGAACGCTTATTTCAGCTTTTTGGATTATTGCAGCCAACAGTTGGATGCAAACACCCGCTGGATTCTCAATTGGTGAGAACGGTCTCTTATATCCAACCAATTGGTTAGAGATTATTTTTAATCCTTCTTTCCCTTATCGCTTTATTCATATGGTAACAGCAGCCTATCTTACAACAGCGTTCGTGGTGGGCGGTGTAGGGGCGTTTTATCTTTGGAAAACGCGACATGCTCCTCAAGCAAGAATTATGCTTGGTATGGCAACCATTATGGTAGCTTTAGCTGCACCATTTCAGTTGTTTGTGGGGGATAAGCATGGATTAAATACTCTAAAGCATCAACCTGCTAAGATTGCTGCAATGGAAGGTATATGGGAAACCGAAAAAGGGGCTAGCTTACTTTTGTTTGCTTATCCGGATCAGCAAAATGAAATTAATCATTACGAAATAAAAATTCCTAATCTTGCCAGCTTGATCTTAACACATGATTTTTTAGGAGAAGTAAAAGGATTAAAGGAATGGAAAAAAGAAGATAGACCGCCTGTAGTATGGGTATTTTGGTCCTTCCGTGTAATGGTTGGAATCGGAATTTTAATGATTATAATTGGATTAGTTAGTGTTATACAATACTTTCGTGGCAAGTTATTCCAAAGTTGTTTCTTGCATGGATGGTGGATGTTAATGATGCCGTCTGGGTTCATAGCATTACTTGCAGGTTGGTTTACTACTGAAATTGGCCGTCAACCTTACACTGTATATGGAATTATCCGCACAATTGAATCATTTTCACCTGCGATTACCGGTCCTCAGGTTGCATGGTCTTTGATTGCATTTATCGTTATGTACACCCTTATATTTGGAGCAGGCAGTTACTATATCCTGAAACTTATATACAAAGGAATTCCTGTCATTAAAGAAGAAGAGCAATTTTATAAACACGGTATTGGAGCTTCAGTGAT
The nucleotide sequence above comes from Wolbachia endosymbiont of Oedothorax gibbosus. Encoded proteins:
- a CDS encoding cytochrome ubiquinol oxidase subunit I, translated to MFEFDPLLLARIQFAFTIGFHIIFPAFTIGLASFLAFLEWCWLKTGDTRFLDVYKFWIKIFAVAFGMGVVSGVVMSYQLGTNWSIFSDRIANVLGPLFSFEVLTAFFLEASFLSIMLFGWNRVSPRMHFASTCIVAVGTLISAFWIIAANSWMQTPAGFSIGENGLLYPTNWLEIIFNPSFPYRFIHMVTAAYLTTAFVVGGVGAFYLWKTRHAPQARIMLGMATIMVALAAPFQLFVGDKHGLNTLKHQPAKIAAMEGIWETEKGASLLLFAYPDQQNEINHYEIKIPNLASLILTHDFLGEVKGLKEWKKEDRPPVVWVFWSFRVMVGIGILMIIIGLVSVIQYFRGKLFQSCFLHGWWMLMMPSGFIALLAGWFTTEIGRQPYTVYGIIRTIESFSPAITGPQVAWSLIAFIVMYTLIFGAGSYYILKLIYKGIPVIKEEEQFYKHGIGASVIESGKGNDHV